In Desulfomonile tiedjei DSM 6799, the genomic window GCGTATTGAAGCGGCTGGCTGAATCGGAACCGGTGGAGATACCGCTTGAGGATTGGCCGTTTGGTTGATTGGAACGGTAAGAAAAGTATTGCGCAAGAGACAAGAAGAGAGTAAGCACTTAAAGTGCCTACTCAGAATAACAACCTTGCCCAATAAGATGTCCGCGTTCCGTAGATAACGTCCTTTTACGTACCATAATGGCGTTTAGAGTACGTAAACCATGTCGGAAGGACCGGTCCATGAGAAAACCCAGGAATCTCAAGAATGATTGAAAGGGGCGTGAAAAACAAAGATGAGGACATCAAGGAGACTCATATTCGTTTTCGGAATGCTGGTCATGGTGGGAAATTGCGTTGGCCCCGGAGACTGTTTTGCCGAATCCTTCAACCTATCCGACGGGCAGACGGTCTACGTGCCGGTTTATTCTCACATTTACGTTGTGAGGGGGCATACCTTTGACTTGGGGATATGCCTCAGTATTCGGAACACAGATCCGACCCACCCGATTACGATTCTCTCAGCAAATTATCATGACACAGAGGGTAATCTGGTCAGAGGTTACGTCGAAAGGCCAATCGAACTTAAGCCCTTGGCCTCAACAGACTTCTTTGTCAGCGAATTGGATACAGCCGGAGGATTGGGAGCATCGTTTCTGGTCAAATGGAAATCAACGAGTAAAGTGAACGAGCCAATTGTTGAAGGCGTTATGGCGGGTACTCGGTCAGGGCAAGGCATTTCCTTTGTCTCCCGTGGCAAAGCAATCAAAGACAGCTCGCGGAAATGACATGCGCTCACGACACATTTTTGATCACATTCCGAGCTGAGGAATGACTACCATTCATCCTCTTGCTCTGCCGAATTACTCACCTCACTCGCCAGCGCTTCAGTCATAGCCCTGGCAACTTCCTCTTCCTCAAAGGAGATGGCCGAGACTCCCAGACCTTCGAGAATAGGCTTTGCGTAGAGAAATCTGGATCTGACAAGAGTCTTGATCTTTGGGTTCAGGTCGAGCGCAGTCGTGACAATGGCAATGGCGCTTGTGAGGTCCGGCACCGTGATAAGCAAGTATTTCGCTCTTTCAATTCCGGCTGTCGTCAGGATTTCACGGTGACTCCCGTCACCATATATCGCCGGGTGACCGTCAGATACCAGGTTGCTGACGGTATCCACATTCAAATCTACGACAATGGGCTGAATCTCAGATTCTCTCAGTATCGTTGATACTCGCTGTCCCACGGGTCCGTAGCCGATGACAATCGCCAGGGGCTTTTTGTTGTGCCGAAGAAGATTCGTCTGGGTCTGAATGTTGGCACTCCTTGCTTTCATTTCCGCCTGATAGTTTAGAAGCCCCCAGAGCCTCTTCTTGCCCCGCAGCCAGTTTTCCACGGGATCAACGGCCTTGAAGAGCAACGGATTGAGAGTAATCGAAATCAGAGCGCATGTGACTACGACACTGAATCCCTCCTGAGGCATTAGGTTTAG contains:
- a CDS encoding DUF3124 domain-containing protein, coding for MRTSRRLIFVFGMLVMVGNCVGPGDCFAESFNLSDGQTVYVPVYSHIYVVRGHTFDLGICLSIRNTDPTHPITILSANYHDTEGNLVRGYVERPIELKPLASTDFFVSELDTAGGLGASFLVKWKSTSKVNEPIVEGVMAGTRSGQGISFVSRGKAIKDSSRK